From the genome of Planktothrix serta PCC 8927:
GGGGGCAGATGATTATTTAACCAAACCATTTACCCCCCATGAATTGTTGAAAGCGATCGCAACTCGACTTGAAAAACAAGCCGTTGTTCAAAAAGTATCTCAACAACAACTTGATGAACTTCGCAGTAATATTACCCATTCTTTACCCCATGAATTAAGAACGCCTCTGAATGGAATTCTGGCATCAACGGAACTTCTTCTCCATGAATTAGACTTTATGGAAACCTCTGAAATTCGTGAAATTGTCGAGCAAATTTCCTTATCGGGTCAACGCTTATATCGGTTGACAATGAATTTTCTTCTCTATGCAGAATTAGAACTAATTGCCGCCGAACCCCAACGGGTTGCTAGTTTACGTCAGCAGAAAACCACATCCTCCGAAACCGTCATTACCGAAAAAGTTATGGCTCAGATTCAAGAGGCACAACGGGAAACTGATGTATCCCTGCATCTGCAAGATGTCGCTATAGCAATGGCAGAAATGAGACTGGAAAAACTGGTTGAAGAATTAGTTGATAATGCTCTCAAGTTTTCCCCCATCGGAAAACCGATTGAAATTAACGGATTTGTTAAAGACAATCAATTTATTTTATCTGTTAAAAACGCTGGACGAGCAATGACGGCTCAACAAATTGCTCAAATTGGTGCCCATATGCAATTTGAACGCAAACTTTATGAACAACAGGGTTCTGGATTAGGATTAGCCATTGTCCAAAAATTAATAGAACTTCATCAAGGTCAATTGATCATAGAAAGTCCCACCGAGCAGCAAACAATTGTAACCGTTTATTTACCTCTATTCGGCGATTTATGATGAAAAATGATCAGGATTCGGAAGCGGAGAAACAATCCCTCCTTGACCAACAAGAGCAGATGATTGAACAACGGGTACAACAACGTCTGCGGGAACTCCAAACCTTCCCTAACTCCTCAACAGAACAACAACACACAGAAGCCAAGTTACAAAAAGCCCACCAACAGTTAACATTTCATGTCGAAAATTCTCCTTTAGCTGTGATTGAGTGGGATGAGCAATTTCGGGTGAAACGATGGTCGCCCCAAGCTGAAAAAATCTTTGGTTGGAAGGCGGAAGAACTGCTCAATCGTCATTGGAATCAGTGGGAGTTTGTACATCCAGAGGATTTAGAACAGGTGAATGCGATCGCCTCGCGGTTGCTTAATGGCCAGGAAAGTCGGAATACTTGTTGCAATCGCAACTACACGAAACAGGGTTCTTTGGTGTATTGTGAATGGTATAACTCAGTTTTAACCGACACAAATGGGCAAGTTATATCTCTTTTATCTCTAATACAGGATGTCACCCTCCGTCAAACCGCCCAACAGGAACTCAAGCGTCGCGCCCGACAACAACAGGTGATTGCAGAATTAGGTCAATATGCCCTTTCCCAAACTAACTTAGATGCCCTCTTACAACAGGTTGTGACCCTAGTTGGACAGACATTAGGGATCAAATATGTTCAAATTTGGGAATTACTTCCCAACGAAAGCACATTTTTGTTAACGGCGGGATTAGGTTGGCGTTCGGGTTCAGTCAGACAAGTCACCGTTGGCAATGGCCGCAAATCCCAACCGGGCTATACATTGTTGCTCAAAGAACCTGTCATTGTTGAGGATTTACGAGTCGAAACCCGCTTTAGTAGTGGGTGTGCCTTTTTTTATAATCATAATATTGTTAGTGGCGTTACCGTTTTAATTGCCGGAAAAGACAAGCCTTTTGGGGTGTTAGGAATTCATTCTGAAGATGAACGAACCTTTAGCCCCGATGAAATTAATTTTTTACAAGCGAGTGCGAATATTATTGCTTCTGGTGTAGAACGGCAACAAGCTGAAGATGAATTAAACCGCTTTTTTAATCTCTCCTTAGATATCTTTTGTATTGCCACTACCCAAGGATATTTTAAACGAGTAAATCCTCAGATGATCAGTCTATTAGGCTATACAGAAGATGAACTTTTAGAGCAATCTTTTTTAACCTTAATTCATCCCGATGATTTGGATTCTACCGTATTGGAATTAGAAAATTTATCGTTAGGAATTCCTTGCTACAATTTTGAAAATCGCTATCAATCTAAAAATGGTTCCTATCGTTGGTTATCGTGGACAGCAATGCCCTTTGATGAAACTCAATATTATGCAGTGGCGAGGGATATAACCGAAAGTAAACAAACAGAAGCCGCATTACGAAAAAGTGAAAAACGTTATGCCACCTTAGCAGAAGTTTCTCCTGTGGGGATTTTTCACTGCGATATTGAAGGGAATTGTTTATATGTCAATCAACGTTGGTGTGAAATTGCGGGACTAACACCAGAAGAGGCATTAGGAAAGGGTTGGGCGCAGGCAATTCATCCTGAAGATCAACAAAGTGTAGCGGAAGCATGGCATCGATTACAGATACCCCCTGTAGAGACACAGCAGGGCGCATCTCTACAAGAAATTCAGTTTGGTTCTGAATATCGGTTTCAGCGCCAAGATGGTCAAATTACCTGGGTTTTTGGTCAAGCCGTTGGGGAATTAAATGATCAAGGTGAAATCATTGGTTATGTGGGAACAATTACGGATATTAGTGCTCAAAAACAAGCCGAAGCCGAGTTAAAAACCCTCAATGAAGAGTTAGAAGTTAGAGTCGCTGACCGGACAACAGAATTGAGTTTTATGAATGAAAAACTGCACCGCCAAGTTGTAGAGTTACAGGAAATTGAATCTCAATTGGAAGATAAAGCTGATCAACAAGCAATTGTTGCTGAATTAGGTCAAAAAGCTCTATCAGAAACGAATTTAATCGCCCTAGTTAATGAAATTGTGGTGCAGATATCCCAAGATTTAAACGTTGAATATTGCAAGATTTTAGAATATAATTCAGAGGGGGGGTTTCTCACCTTAACTGTTTGGGATGAACCCTCTCAAAATTATACCCTTTTGAGTCATGAACCCCTGGTTTTAAAACCTTTAGTTAGAAATCAAGTCTCCCACACTCAGGATAATTTAAAATCTAACTTCTCTTCTGATAGCTGCAAATTTGAGCGGAATTTAGAGCAAAGGGAGCTTGATTATGGCAACTATAATTTTTTAAATCAAGGAATTTGTATTCCGATTTTTGGACAAAATTATTATCATTTAGGACAGATAGAAATTTATGGAAAACAAATCCAACTATTTAGTGAAGATGATATCAATTATTTGCAAAGTGTGGCGAATATTTTAGCAACAGCAATTGAACGAAAACAAGCCGAAGAAGTGATCCGTCAGAGTGAACAGCTTTATCGTTTAATGGCGGATCATTCTACGGATTTAATTAGCCGACATACCCCTTTAGGGGTCTATCTTTATGCTTCGCCAGCCTCCCGTTCATTGTTAGGTTATGAACCAGAGGAGTTAGTGGGACGTTCAGCCTATGAATTGTTCCATCCTGAAGATTTAGCTAAAATTAATCGTCTCCATCAAAACTCAATGACAACAGCCAATATTAATACTATTGTTTATCGAATTCTGCGAAAAGATCAACAATATGTATGGTTTGAAACGACTCAAAAAATGGTACGAGATGCAACGGGGAATATTCAAGAAATTGTAGCTGTTTCCCGCGATATTACTGCTCGGAAACAAACGGAAGAAGCTCTACGGTTTAGTGAAGAACGATTCAAAATTACGCTCAAAAATTCGCCTATTGTTGTGTTTAATCAAGATTTAGAGTTACGCTACACTTGGATTTATAATCCGGCGGGAGGATATGAACCTGAAGCGGTCGTGGGTCGATTGGATATTGATATCTTTCCCCTGGAAAATGCCATTAAACTCACCCAACTGAAACAACAGGTTTTGAATACAAGAATAGGGTTGCGAGCAGAAGTGATTACCAATATACAGCAAGATATTCAATGCTATGATTTAACGATTGATCCTTTATTAGATTTAGAAGGAAACATTATTGGAATTACAGGAGCAGCATTAGAGATTACGGATCGCAAAAAAGCTGAATTGAAGTTACAAGAAAGTCAACGGTTTATTCAACGAATTACCGATGCTAGTCCTAATATTTTATATATTTATGATTTAATTGACAATTGCAATATTTATGTGAATCAAGAAATTAGTAAAGTTTTAGGATATACGCGAGAACAAATTTTAGAAAAGGGTTCAAATTTACTCCCGGATCTAATTCATCCAGACGATTATATCAGATTGGAAAAACATTACCAGAAATTTACAACCGCCAATGAGGATGAGATTTTAGAGTTTGAATACCGCATGAAAGATATTCAGGGAAATTGGCATTGGTTAGTCAGTCGAGATACGATTTTTGCTCGGACTTCTGAGGGTAAAGCGAAACAAATTTTAGGCGCCGCCACGGATATTACAGAACGTAAAAAGGTAGAAGAACTATTACGTCTTAGTGAACGAGCGATCGCCTATAGTAGTAATGGGATTGTGATTGCTGATGCTCGACAGCCGGATAATCCCATTGTTTTTGTCAACCCAGCTTTTGAAAAAGTTACCGGATATTCTGCTCAAGAAGCTATTGGTAGAAATAGCCGTTTTCTTCAAGGAGAAGATCATAAACAATCGGAGTTACAGCAAATTAAAGCGGCATTAAAACAGAAAACAAACTGTAATGTAATCTTAAAAAACTACCGTAAAGATGGATCTTTATTTTGGAATGAATTAAATATTTCTCCGATTTATGATGATGCGGGAAACCTCACCCATTATTTGGGAATTCAGAATGATATTACCGAAAGTAAATTAGCTGAGGAACGTTTAGGTCAGCAAGTTATTCGAGAACGATTAATTGCCACCATTACCCAACGAATTCGAGAATCTTTGGATCTCAAATCAATTTTATCAACAATGGTCACAGAAGTTAAACAATTTTTGAAAGCTGATCGGGTCTTAGTTTATCGAATTTACTCCGATCACACTGGGAGTGTTATTTCTGAAGCCGTTAATCCTGAGTGGTGTTCTCTTTTAGAAAAAACTTTTGCTGAAGAAATCTTTCCTTCAGAATGTCATCACCTTTATATTCAAGGTAAAATTGCTTCAATTACTAATATTAACGAAGAGCAGATTTTACCTTGTTTAGTTGAATTTTTAACTCAATTTCGAGTGCAAGCTAAAGTCGCAGTTCCTATTATTGAAAATGAAACATTATGGGGTTTATTAATTGTCCATCAATGCAGTCAACCTCGACAATGGGAAGAATGGGAAATTGCCCTACTGGAACAAATTACCAGTCAACTCGCCATTGCGATCCAACAATCGGAATTATATGAACAATTACAAACAGAATTAAAAGAAAGATCTCTAGCTCAACACGCTTTATTAGTGAGTCAAGAACGATTAAGATATTTACTCTCTTCTAGTCCCGGAATTATTTATAGTGCGAAACCGATCGGCGACTATCAAGCCACATTTATTAGTGATAATATTAAGACCCTTTTAGGTTATGATGTTTCAGACTTTACTCAACCTGAATTTTGGTCAAGTCATATTCATCCAGAGGATAGCGGGAAAATTACAAATCAGACATTATCTCCATTATTTGAGCAAGGATATTGTAGTTATGAATATCGGTTTCAACATCAAGATGGTACTTATCATTGGATGTATGATCAAGCTAAATTAATTCGAGATTCCGAAGGAAATCCTTTAGAAATTGTGGGATATTGGATTGATATTAGCGATCGCAAACAAGCAGAAGAACGCCTCAAAACTACCTATGAACAATTACAAGCAGTATTAGATGCTGTTCCCGGATTTGTATCTTGGATTAGTAACGATTTACATTATTTAGGTGTGAACCGACATTTGGCTAATACTTATCATCTACAACCGGAAGACTTTGTGGGTCAAGAAATTGGATTTCTTCAGGGGAGTCATGAATTTGCCGAATTTATGGAAAAATTTATGCGTGAACCCTATCTCAATACCAGTGAAGTTACCCTAGAAACCCAAATTGAAGATACCACTCGCTATTATTTATTAGTAGCTCAAAAATATAATCAAGATCAAGCGGCAATTTTTATCGGAATTGATATTACTGAACGCAAAGGAATTGAAGAACAATTGTGGGCTACCACATCTCGATTAAGTACATTAATTGAAAATTTACAGTTAGGCGTTTTAGTCAAAGATGAATTTTACAAAATTGTCTTAATTAATCAAGCTTTTTGTGATTTATTTAATATTAAAGAATCCCCGGATCAACTGATCGGCTTGGATGGCCCCACATTTTCCTTTGAATATCAAAATCTCTTTAGTGATCCCACACAATTTATTATCCGCAATCAAGAGGTTATGCGAAGAAAGCGAGTAGTTGCTAATGAAGAACTCTCTTTAGTTGATGGACGGACTGTAGAACGAGATTATGTTCCGATTATGATTCAAGGCGCTTCTCAAGGGCATTTATGGATGTATCGAGATATTACTGAACGCAAAAAAGCAGAAGATACTCTAGTAACATCTTTACGAGAAAAAGAAGTTTTACTCAAAGAGATTCACCACCGGGTTAAAAATAACTTGCTCGTCGTCTCTAATCTTTTGGAGTTTCAGTCTGACTATGTTCAAGAACCCGGATTAATTAAGGTTTTAGAAGATAGTCGAAATCGGATCTATTCGATGGCTTTAATTCATGAAAAACTCTATCGTTCAACGAATTTGGAAAAAATTAATTTTGGAGATTATTTAGAAGATTTAATTGAGAATTTATTTGAATCTTATAATATTCAAGATGGTCGAGTTCAGTTTGAGTTGGATATTGAACCCGTTGGTTTAAATATTGAAACGGCTCAACCCTGCGGTTTAATTGTCAATGAATTAGTATCTAATACCTTAAAACACGCTTTTCCTAATAACCGCTCAGGTATTATTTATCTGGGACTACACCAAAATCAGGAAGATAAAATTATTGTTACGGTTCGAGATAATGGCATCGGTTTTCCCGAAGGAGTAGACTTTAGAAATGTTGAATCTTTG
Proteins encoded in this window:
- a CDS encoding hybrid sensor histidine kinase/response regulator gives rise to the protein MTKVLVIENEESIRENILELLEIEDFETLAAENGKIGLAIAQKSHPDLILCDVMMPELDGYGVLEALRQDPETMMIPFIFLTAKADKLDLRKGMELGADDYLTKPFTPHELLKAIATRLEKQAVVQKVSQQQLDELRSNITHSLPHELRTPLNGILASTELLLHELDFMETSEIREIVEQISLSGQRLYRLTMNFLLYAELELIAAEPQRVASLRQQKTTSSETVITEKVMAQIQEAQRETDVSLHLQDVAIAMAEMRLEKLVEELVDNALKFSPIGKPIEINGFVKDNQFILSVKNAGRAMTAQQIAQIGAHMQFERKLYEQQGSGLGLAIVQKLIELHQGQLIIESPTEQQTIVTVYLPLFGDL
- a CDS encoding PAS domain S-box protein encodes the protein MKNDQDSEAEKQSLLDQQEQMIEQRVQQRLRELQTFPNSSTEQQHTEAKLQKAHQQLTFHVENSPLAVIEWDEQFRVKRWSPQAEKIFGWKAEELLNRHWNQWEFVHPEDLEQVNAIASRLLNGQESRNTCCNRNYTKQGSLVYCEWYNSVLTDTNGQVISLLSLIQDVTLRQTAQQELKRRARQQQVIAELGQYALSQTNLDALLQQVVTLVGQTLGIKYVQIWELLPNESTFLLTAGLGWRSGSVRQVTVGNGRKSQPGYTLLLKEPVIVEDLRVETRFSSGCAFFYNHNIVSGVTVLIAGKDKPFGVLGIHSEDERTFSPDEINFLQASANIIASGVERQQAEDELNRFFNLSLDIFCIATTQGYFKRVNPQMISLLGYTEDELLEQSFLTLIHPDDLDSTVLELENLSLGIPCYNFENRYQSKNGSYRWLSWTAMPFDETQYYAVARDITESKQTEAALRKSEKRYATLAEVSPVGIFHCDIEGNCLYVNQRWCEIAGLTPEEALGKGWAQAIHPEDQQSVAEAWHRLQIPPVETQQGASLQEIQFGSEYRFQRQDGQITWVFGQAVGELNDQGEIIGYVGTITDISAQKQAEAELKTLNEELEVRVADRTTELSFMNEKLHRQVVELQEIESQLEDKADQQAIVAELGQKALSETNLIALVNEIVVQISQDLNVEYCKILEYNSEGGFLTLTVWDEPSQNYTLLSHEPLVLKPLVRNQVSHTQDNLKSNFSSDSCKFERNLEQRELDYGNYNFLNQGICIPIFGQNYYHLGQIEIYGKQIQLFSEDDINYLQSVANILATAIERKQAEEVIRQSEQLYRLMADHSTDLISRHTPLGVYLYASPASRSLLGYEPEELVGRSAYELFHPEDLAKINRLHQNSMTTANINTIVYRILRKDQQYVWFETTQKMVRDATGNIQEIVAVSRDITARKQTEEALRFSEERFKITLKNSPIVVFNQDLELRYTWIYNPAGGYEPEAVVGRLDIDIFPLENAIKLTQLKQQVLNTRIGLRAEVITNIQQDIQCYDLTIDPLLDLEGNIIGITGAALEITDRKKAELKLQESQRFIQRITDASPNILYIYDLIDNCNIYVNQEISKVLGYTREQILEKGSNLLPDLIHPDDYIRLEKHYQKFTTANEDEILEFEYRMKDIQGNWHWLVSRDTIFARTSEGKAKQILGAATDITERKKVEELLRLSERAIAYSSNGIVIADARQPDNPIVFVNPAFEKVTGYSAQEAIGRNSRFLQGEDHKQSELQQIKAALKQKTNCNVILKNYRKDGSLFWNELNISPIYDDAGNLTHYLGIQNDITESKLAEERLGQQVIRERLIATITQRIRESLDLKSILSTMVTEVKQFLKADRVLVYRIYSDHTGSVISEAVNPEWCSLLEKTFAEEIFPSECHHLYIQGKIASITNINEEQILPCLVEFLTQFRVQAKVAVPIIENETLWGLLIVHQCSQPRQWEEWEIALLEQITSQLAIAIQQSELYEQLQTELKERSLAQHALLVSQERLRYLLSSSPGIIYSAKPIGDYQATFISDNIKTLLGYDVSDFTQPEFWSSHIHPEDSGKITNQTLSPLFEQGYCSYEYRFQHQDGTYHWMYDQAKLIRDSEGNPLEIVGYWIDISDRKQAEERLKTTYEQLQAVLDAVPGFVSWISNDLHYLGVNRHLANTYHLQPEDFVGQEIGFLQGSHEFAEFMEKFMREPYLNTSEVTLETQIEDTTRYYLLVAQKYNQDQAAIFIGIDITERKGIEEQLWATTSRLSTLIENLQLGVLVKDEFYKIVLINQAFCDLFNIKESPDQLIGLDGPTFSFEYQNLFSDPTQFIIRNQEVMRRKRVVANEELSLVDGRTVERDYVPIMIQGASQGHLWMYRDITERKKAEDTLVTSLREKEVLLKEIHHRVKNNLLVVSNLLEFQSDYVQEPGLIKVLEDSRNRIYSMALIHEKLYRSTNLEKINFGDYLEDLIENLFESYNIQDGRVQFELDIEPVGLNIETAQPCGLIVNELVSNTLKHAFPNNRSGIIYLGLHQNQEDKIIVTVRDNGIGFPEGVDFRNVESLGMELVCTLTDQLEGTITLDRENGTVFTVSFSELQYRHRL